A genomic stretch from Arachis stenosperma cultivar V10309 chromosome 3, arast.V10309.gnm1.PFL2, whole genome shotgun sequence includes:
- the LOC130969682 gene encoding uncharacterized protein C6G9.01c, producing the protein MMKKKKNGCKVTCNQELKEDDNVVHEQEEEEKPSQKKAGSEIDEIFAGKKRKKSDDEKTNNNKKKMKKKKKKTKEQDDNDDGGFLDKPSRSRKKTSDGLTIYTEDELGLNKADAGGTPLCPFDCSCCF; encoded by the coding sequence atgatgaagaagaagaagaacggtTGTAAAGTGACCTGTAATCAGGAGCTGAAAGAGGATGATAATGTTGTGCACgagcaagaagaagaggagaagccATCTCAGAAGAAGGCAGGTAGTGAAATTGATGAAATATTCGCtgggaaaaagagaaagaaatctGATGATGAGAAAACAAATAATaacaagaagaagatgaagaaaaagaagaagaagaccaaagagcaagatgataatgatgatggtGGCTTTCTAGACAAACCTTCCCGATCAAGAAAGAAAACCAGTGATGGGCTCACAATCTACACTGAAGATGAGTTGGGCCTCAATAAGGCAGATGCTGGAGGTACTCCGCTCTGTCCATTTGATTGTTCTTGCTGCTTTTGA